The sequence TCTACTATTCTCGGATTAAGGCCGCCAGAGAAAACAGGCATAGATTGAGGATTAAAAAGACCCGGTTCCCAGAAATATAAACCTGTGGAGGTCATGAACCACCAGCGACCTAGAATTAAAGGATCTTCATAAGTGGCAAAAACTATCTTATGTTCCAGTGAACTATCGCCATGAGTCCACTGTGCAAATCTTTGGGCCGTAAAAGTGGCTTTATTCACCACAAATAAACCATTGGTGGTCGCTAATAGGAGGTGCGCAGCATCCAGACTCTCTACGCTATAAATACTATCGTTGAGCTCTAACCCTTGGGGAAATAGGCTTGTAGAGGTTTTAGCTTGCCTGTCGATTAAAATCAGGCCATTGTCTGTACCGAACCAAACACGCTCACCCTCACCATAGGTTCCCCAAATCATCTCATTACTCATAGAATATGGTGACGAAGTGGTATAGGTATCGAGCAAGAAGTCTGGCTCACTTGTGACTATGGCCAAGCCTTCTCCGGCCCCTCCAACCCAAATCAATCCAGAGTCATCAATTTCAATATCATAGATATAATCCATGTCAGCATCTTGCTTAAGCTGCTCTTTATATATTTGGTATTCTGTGTCTCCAGGCTTCCACTTGATCAAGCCTACTCTTCCGGAGATCCAAAAGCTGCCCTCATTATCTTCGGCTATGTTGGTGGCATAAAAAGAGAGAGCCTCGACAGGTTCAATCTTGAGAGTGTCTGCATAGACTCGATAAACTCCCTCACTCGAACTCAGCCAAATTCGCCCCAGAGAATCTTTAAACAACTGTTTCATCAAGCCATATTCCTCTCCCCAGGGGAAAACAGCGATTCTCAAACCTTGGCTATCCCTAAGCTGTAATTCATACTCAGTGCCAACTATGATACGGCCATCATCTAAGGCAACTAAATTTCCCCAAGGTATATCTGCATTAGTTGGAAGAAAGTTGATCCGCTCGAGTGAGGTCTTTTCGTAGGAATATTGAAGTAACTCACCATCTAAGGTCAGGAAAATATAATGATCACCTTCCTTCACCTGAGCTATGATGCCACCGCCCTTATAATCAGGAAATAGTGACTCGCTACCGAAACGAACAAACTTATTCTGTAGCATATCGTATAGGTAAGTATCTGCGTAATTACTGACTAGCAGATGCTGATCACTCAAGGGCTCAACCATATTAATATATTCACCGGAGAGCCTGAGGTCGAATGCAACCTTGTCAATACGTCTTATCTTAGAGTTACTTAATCGAAATAGTCCCTGTTCTGTAGCTACCCACACGAATCCGTGAGAGTCGAAGCTGATATCGTTTATTGTGCTAGCTTCTAAACCTTCTGTTTCGCCAAAGACACGCATAACAAAATCACTCGCCATGACGGGAGTCAGACAAGTGCCGATGCATATTAATAAAAAGACAGTTTTTATAATTTTAGTTATTAGCATTAGCGATTAGCACTACTCATACAAATAGGGTATCGGGTCCACTTTAAAAAAACTTACTTCGAATGTATCAGTTCATTAAGGCTAATACACCTGCTTAATAGCAATTATAAGCACTGCTTGTTTTCAAGGCATAAAAAAAGACGCTCAAATGAGCGCCTTTTTCATGACTCTAAGAAAAAATTACTTTTTCTTCTTTTTAGCCTTAGGATTTGGTAAATCAGTGATCGAACCTTCGTAGATCTCAGCCGCTAGGCCTACAGACTCATGCAAGGTTGGGTGAGCATGAATTGTCAATGCTAGATCTTCTGCATCACAACCCATCTCGATCGCCAAGCCAATCTCACCAAGAAGCTCACCGCCGTTAACACCAACGATAGCGCCACCGATAACTCTATGAGTCTCTTTATCGAAAATCAGCTTAGTCATACCATCACTACAATCAGAAGCGATTGCACGGCCACTGGCAGCCCAAGGGAAACTTGCAGTCTCGTAGGCGATACCTTGCTCTTTGGCTTCTTTCTCGGTCAGACCAACCCAAGCGACTTCAGGGTCAGTGTAAGCAATTGAAGGGATCACTTTTGGATCGAAGAAGTGCTTCAAGCCTGAGATAACTTCTGCAGCCACATGGCCTTCATGCACACCTTTATGAGCAAGCATAGGCTGACCGACGATATCACCGATAGCGTAAATGTTAGGTACATTGGTACGCATCTGCTTATCAACATTGGTGAAGCCACGCTCATCAACATTAATTCCGGCTTTTTCAGCATCGATCGACTTACCGTTTGGTGCACGGCCGATTGCTACTAGCACAGCATCGTAACGAACCGCTTCAGTCGGTGCCTTCTTGCCTTCCATAGTGACATAGATACCATCATCTTTGGCTTCTACAGCTGTCACTTTAGTTTGCATCATAAGGTTAAACTTGTTCTTAACCTTCTTGGTGTAAACGCGAACGATATCTTTGTCAGCTGCAGGGATCAATTGATCCAGCATCTCGACAACATCTATCTGGCTACCCAGAGAAGCGTAAACAGTACCCATCTCAAGGCCTATGATGCCGCCGCCCATGATGAGCAACTTACCCGGAACTTCTTTAAGCTCCAATGCATCGGTAGAATCCCAGACACGTGGATCAGAATGAGGAATGAAAGGCAGTTCGATAGGGCGAGAACCTGCGGCAATGATCGCCTGTTCGAAATGAACCACTTTAACGCCGTCTTCACCAACAACTTCGATAGTGTTAGGACCGGTAAATTTACCGAAACCATTAACCACGTCGACTTTACGCATTTTAGACATGCCGCCTAAACCGCCTGTCAACTGGCTGATAACCGTATTCTTAAAACCACGTAGCTTATCAAGGTCGATCTTTGGCTCGCCAAAAACCACACCGTGATCGGCAACAGCTTTCGCCTCTTCGATCACTTTAGATACATGGAGAAGTGCCTTCGATGGGATACAACCCACGTTCAGACAAACACCACCAAGTGTGCTGAAACGTTCGATGATTACAGTGTCCAACCCTAAGTCAGCCGCACGGAACGCTGCCGAATAACCAGCAGGGCCTGAGCCTAATACCACTACCTGAGTTTTGATTTCGTTACTCATGATTTCCTCTATTCTTTTCATTTCCTTGCACTAACAAGTAGCGCAAGAATAAAACGTTGCCAGATCTTGTAAGGTGGCCGCATTTTAACCTTTGTTTGATACCGATCACAATCATACATTTACTATAAAAAAGGCTGCTTGTAATAAGCAGCCCCTTTTTTAAAGTACTAAGGTACGAATATCTGATAAGCAACTGTTTAAATAGCTGATGAAACGTGCACCTTCGGCGCCATCTACAACCCTATGGTCGTATGACAGTGATAGAGGCAACATCAAGCGAGGCTCGAAATCTTTGCCATTCCAAACCGGCTTCATCTCAGACTTAGACACCCCAAGAATTGCCACTTCTGGGGCATTTACAATTGGGGTAAATGCCGTGCCGCCAATGCCACCCAGACTAGAAATAGTGAAACAACCACCTTGCATGTCTGAAGCCGTTAACTTACCGCCACGTGCCTTCTTAGATATCAACTTTAATTCGTCTGATAACTCATGGATGCCCTTCTTGTTCACATCTTTGAAAACAGGGACAACCAGACCATTTGGCGTATCGACGGCAATACCGACATTAACATACTTCTTCATGATCAAACTCTCACCGTCTTCTGACAGAGATGAGTTGAATGTCGGGAAAGCTTCAAGAGCCTTAGCCACCGCCTTCATGATAAATACTAATGGAGTGATCTTCATGCCAGAATCTTTCTTAGCTTCCGCCGCATTTTGCGCCTTACGGAATACTTCGAGTTCTGTGATATCGGCGTTATCCCACTGAGTAACATGGGGGATCTTCACCCAGTTTCTGTGTAGATTAGCACCGGAAATCTTCTGAATGCGAGATAATGGCTTAACCTCGGTCTCACCAAACTTGCTAAAATCGATTTTTGGCCAAGCCAGTAAGTTAAGCTCGTTACCGCCGCTGGCAGCAGCTTTAATACTACCCGACTCAACTTGCTTAACTGCAGCCTTAACGTAGTTCTGCACATCTTCTTTAATCACGCGACTCTTGCGGCCCGTACCTTTTACATTAGCAAGGTTTACACCAAACTCACGAGCAAGACGACGGATCACAGGAGATGCATGTGCATAAGCTTCATTTTCAACAAAGTCAGTCTTAGCTGGCTTAGCCGTAGAGGCAGATACAGAAGTTGCTGCAGGAGCTGGCGCTGCGGCTACAGCTGCTGAAACAGGCGCTTGACCAGCGACTTCAAAAATCATGATTAAGGAGCCGGTAGAAACCTTGTCACCAGTGGCGACTTTGATCTCTTTAATCGTACCAGCAAAAGGTGCCGGTACTTCCATGGCAGCCTTATCGCCTTCGACACTGATCAGTGACTGTTCTTCGGTCACGTTATCACCGACTTTGACCATGATTTCGGTCACTTCGACTTCATCATCACCGATATCGGGGACTGCAACCTCTTGTACTGTTGCAACAGCGGCAACTGGAGCAGAGGCTTGTACAGCAGGAGCAGCCACGGCAGTCGTCGCTGCTGCTGAACCTGCAACTTCGAACACCAATACCAAGCTCCCAGTAGAAACCTTGTCACCGATCTCAACTTTAATCTCTTTTAAGACGCCATCAAAAGGAGCAGGCACCTCCATCGATGCCTTGTCGCCTTCGACACTTAAGATTGGCTGGTCTTCAGTAATACTGTCACCTAAATTGACTAAGATAGCAGTTACTTCGACTTCATCATCACCGATATCCGGTAGATTGACTTCTTTTAGCTCTGCAGACGCTGGTGCGGCAGCAGTCGTTACTGGCGCAGGAGCGGCCGCAGCTTGAGCTACTGGTGCCGATGCTGCTTCAGTTTCAAAGACCATGATCAATGAATCGGTAGCGACCTTATCTCCAACCGCAACCTTGATCTCTTTCACAACACCCGATTGAGATGCTGGCACTTCCATCGCGGCTTTGTCGCCTTCAACAGAAATAAGCGATTGTTCTTCTTCAACCCTGTCACCAACGCTGACTAAGATCTCGGTGACTTCAACCTCATCCGCACCAATATCAGGTACATTAATTTCGATTGTCATTTTGTTTTGCCTCTTACGCGTATAGCGGGTTGATCTTATCTGCATCAATATTAAATTTAGCGATGGCCTGAGCCACTACAGATTTTTCAATATCACCACGTTTAGCTAGTTCTGTCAGTGCTGCGACGACTACATAGCCAGCATTCACTTCGAAGTGACGACGCAAGTTATCACGGCTGTCAGAACGACCGAAACCATCGGTACCCAATACCTTGAATGATTCTGACGGCATGAAGGCGCGAACTTGCTCAGCGTAATTCTTCATGTAATCTGTAGCAGCGATTGCAGGTGCAGTGCTCATGACTTGAGTAATGTAAGCTTGCTTCTGCTCAGCTTCAGGATGCAGCATGTTGTAACGCTCTACACCTTGGCCTTCACGAGTTAATTCGTTGAAAGAAGTGACCGAGTAAACATCAGATGCAACATCATACTCTTCACTTAGAATTTTCGCCGCCTTACGCACTTCGTTCATGATAGTGCCAGAGCTCATCAGCTGAACCTGCTTACTACCTTTGTATGATTCAAGCTTGTAGATACCCTTACGAATACCTTCTTCAACGCCTTCAGGCATAGCTGGCATGGCGTAGTTTTCATTCATCAGAGTCAGGTAATAGAACACATTTTCCTGATCACCATACATGCGACGCATACCATCTTGAATGATGACCGCAACTTCATAGGCGAATGTCGGATCATAAGAGATACAGTTTGGAATTGTGTTTGCCTGAACATGGCTATGGCCATCTTCATGTTGCAAACCTTCACCGTTCAATGTGGTACGACCGGCTGTAGCACCGAGTAGGAAGCCACGCGCTTGTTGATCGCCCGCCATCCATGCCATATCGCCAACACGCTGGAAACCAAACATAGAGTAATAGATATAGAATGGGATCATAGGCAAATCGTTAGTGCTATATGATGTTGCCGCAGCAACCCATGAAGACATAGCACCTAACTCATTGATACCTTCCTGCAGTACCTGACCCGAAGTAGCCTCTTTATAGTAAGAAACAATTTCGCGATCTTGTGGTGTGTAGTTCTGACCCTGAGGATTATAGATACCTATCTGACGGAACAGGCCTTCCATACCAAATGTACGCGCCTCATCGGCGATGATAGGTACAATATTCTGACCCACGCCTTTGTTCTTCAATAATATATTTAGCGAGCGAACAAATGCCATAGTGGTCGAAATATCACGCTTCTGTTCTTGAAGTAGCGGCTTGAACTCATCAACTTCAGGCAGTTCAAGTGGCTTAGTGAAGTTAGGCAGACGCTGAGGCGTGTAACCATGCAGTGCGTCACGACGAGCATGTAAGTATTTATACTCTTCAGAACCTTCCTCTAGAGACAAATAAGGCAGCTCGGCAACATTCTCATCTGTCAGCAGGTCTTGAAGGCCGAGACGGTCACGCAATTGAAGTACGTGGGTCATGTCCATCTTCTTCACCTGGTGAGCAATGTTCTTGCCTTCGGCTGCGCCGCCCATACCGTAACCTTTAACGGTCTTGGCCAAGATCACTGTAGGCTTACCAACAGTATCTTGAGCGTTCTTAAAGGCAGCATAAAGTTTAGATGACTCATGACCACCACGCTTAAGAGCGAAGATATCAGCATCAGTCATATCTGAAACAAGCGCAGCGGTTTCTGGGTACTTACCAAAGAAGTGCTCACGTACGTAGGCACCATCTTTTGACTTAAATGTCTGATAATCACCATCCACAGTCTCATTCATCAACTGCAACAATTTACCAGTCGTATCTTTGGCTAACAGTGAATCCCAGTTGTTACCCCAAATAACCTTGACGACGTTCCAACCTGCGCCTCTAAACAGGCCTTCAAGCTCCTGAATGATGCTGCCGTTCCCCATCACTGGGCCATCGAGACGCTGCAGGTTACAGTTAATTAGGAAACATAGGTTATCTAGCTTTTCACGAGCCGCAAATGAAATCGCACCGCGTGATTCAGGCTCATCCATCTCACCATCGCCCAAGAAGGCATATACACGCTGGGCAGAGGTATCTTTCAAGCCACGACCATGAAGGTACTTGAGGAAGCGAGCCTGATAGATAGAAGACATAGGAGCCAGACCCATAGAAACAGTCGGAAACTGCCAGAACTCAGGCATTAGTTTTGGATGGGGATATGAAGGGATACCTTCACCATCGACTTCTTGACGGAAGTTATCTAGTTGGTCAGCAGTTAAGCGACCTTCTACGAATGCACGTGAATAAATGCCTGGGGAGATATGGCCCTGATAATAGACTAAATCACCACCATCTACATCGTTTGGTGCACGGAAGAAGTGATTAAAACAGACTTCGTAGAATGCAGCTGAAGACTGGAAAGATGCCATATGGCCACCTAGATCCAAATCCTTCTTAGACGCTCGTAGCACAATCATGATCGCGTTCCAGCGAATGATAGAACGAATACGGCGCTCTAGCGTAGTATTACCTGGGTATGCAGGCTCTTGGCTGGTGGGGATGGTGTTGATATAGTTGGTATTGATACCAGTCGCCATATCGACGCCGTCTAAACGGGCCTTATCGAGTACTTGTTCCAGTAGATACTGAGCACGCTCAACACCTTCTTCGCGAACAACTGATTCTAGAGCAGATAACCATTCTTGAGTCTCTAATGGATCCAGATCTTGTAGCATATGTTCAGACATTTCGCAGTCCTTTCCTATACGTAATACCCAAGTACCTAACTTCAGTACTTAGTGATATTAAAAATATTAAAAATATGATTTGGTGCTGGGCAGACTCTCACATCGCAGAGTGCCTAATCACCACTTTTTAAACGGCGCAGACTGCGCTGCAACCGACTATCTTCTTCCCTAACGGTCAGCATCACTTCCTCGATGTAGCTCAAATGCTCATTCGAGGCTTCACGGGCCGCTTCGGGATCACGGCGAACGATTGCAGCTAGCAATGCCAGCCTATGTTCGTTTGCCCTTGTGGATGCTTCCTCTCTTCGATTCAGCAATTCCAGGTTCTGTGCCACGTTCTTATGCAACACAGGAGCTAAACTGAGTACCAGATGCAACATGGCCACGTTATGTGACGCCTCTGCTATGGCACGATAAAAACGTACAATGGCTTCCGCCTGTAACTCGATCTCTTTCGCCGCTTCCACTTCCATGATGGTGCGCTTGATATTCTGCATATCGGCATCGGTACCACGAAGCGCGGCAAAATATGCCATCATGCCTTCGGTGGCATGACGAAATTCGAGTAGGTCATACTGACTCTCAGAGTCACTATGCATCAATTCAACTATGGGGTCTGCCAAACTTTGCCAAAGCTGTTCTTTGACATAGGTGCCACCGCCTTGACGGCGCAACAGCAAGCCTTTAGCTTCTAATTTTTGAATGGCTTCGCGTAACGAGGGACGGGATACTTCAAATTGAAGTGCCAGTTCACGCTCAGGAGGCAGTTTCTGACCTGGTTGTAGGCTTCCTTCCAAAATCATCTGCTCTAACTGACCCATGATGACGTCAGAGATTTTTGGCTGGTTTATTTTGTTATAAGCCATATGGCTCTCAGCTCCTATTGTAAATTGGTCTTACCAATTTAGTCGACTGAGCGCACTTTAGCAAATCACGTTTTGAAAGTCCAGTTAGTGACCTGAGTCAGGGAAACTCACGATGTGTGAGCATAGCGGAAAAATAACCTATAAAGGTCAGACCATTGTCGCTAATAGACAATCACTCATAGACATTCATTAGCAACAGACCAAGAGAGCCTGACCATTCTTAAGCTGTATTTACGCCACCACACCAAAGATAGTTAACAGAGAAAGCGTGGTTAACAATAAAATGAAATTACGTTTACTCAGCTGAAGCAATGCCAATGTTGCTTGGACACAAATGGGAGTTGACGATGCTTCAGGCTTGGGCTCTGCGGCTAAAGCCACTTGAGTCACTATGTCCCTGGCACTATGATTCAGACTTAACCCCAGCTGTCGCCAACTACTGAACGCTTGAGAAAATTGGCCACTGAGCACATAGCCGAAAGAAAAAATACGGCTCGGTAGCCAATCTAATAGCATTAGTACCTTATCCACTAAAGGTAATTCCAGTGATTTCTGCCGACTTTCATCGGCAAAGTAACGTACGGTACAATATAAGACTGCACCCGCCGGGCCGAAAAAAATGAGATAAAGAGCTACCGCACCGTAGAAACGATAATTGAGCCAAGTAACACTTTGACCGACTTTAGCGCCTAAATCACTCTCGCTGACAGCCTCAATAGAGCGCTTACAATCTAGTTCTTCGGCAAAATGATAACAA is a genomic window of Shewanella psychrophila containing:
- the aceE gene encoding pyruvate dehydrogenase (acetyl-transferring), homodimeric type, giving the protein MSEHMLQDLDPLETQEWLSALESVVREEGVERAQYLLEQVLDKARLDGVDMATGINTNYINTIPTSQEPAYPGNTTLERRIRSIIRWNAIMIVLRASKKDLDLGGHMASFQSSAAFYEVCFNHFFRAPNDVDGGDLVYYQGHISPGIYSRAFVEGRLTADQLDNFRQEVDGEGIPSYPHPKLMPEFWQFPTVSMGLAPMSSIYQARFLKYLHGRGLKDTSAQRVYAFLGDGEMDEPESRGAISFAAREKLDNLCFLINCNLQRLDGPVMGNGSIIQELEGLFRGAGWNVVKVIWGNNWDSLLAKDTTGKLLQLMNETVDGDYQTFKSKDGAYVREHFFGKYPETAALVSDMTDADIFALKRGGHESSKLYAAFKNAQDTVGKPTVILAKTVKGYGMGGAAEGKNIAHQVKKMDMTHVLQLRDRLGLQDLLTDENVAELPYLSLEEGSEEYKYLHARRDALHGYTPQRLPNFTKPLELPEVDEFKPLLQEQKRDISTTMAFVRSLNILLKNKGVGQNIVPIIADEARTFGMEGLFRQIGIYNPQGQNYTPQDREIVSYYKEATSGQVLQEGINELGAMSSWVAAATSYSTNDLPMIPFYIYYSMFGFQRVGDMAWMAGDQQARGFLLGATAGRTTLNGEGLQHEDGHSHVQANTIPNCISYDPTFAYEVAVIIQDGMRRMYGDQENVFYYLTLMNENYAMPAMPEGVEEGIRKGIYKLESYKGSKQVQLMSSGTIMNEVRKAAKILSEEYDVASDVYSVTSFNELTREGQGVERYNMLHPEAEQKQAYITQVMSTAPAIAATDYMKNYAEQVRAFMPSESFKVLGTDGFGRSDSRDNLRRHFEVNAGYVVVAALTELAKRGDIEKSVVAQAIAKFNIDADKINPLYA
- the lpdA gene encoding dihydrolipoyl dehydrogenase; this encodes MSNEIKTQVVVLGSGPAGYSAAFRAADLGLDTVIIERFSTLGGVCLNVGCIPSKALLHVSKVIEEAKAVADHGVVFGEPKIDLDKLRGFKNTVISQLTGGLGGMSKMRKVDVVNGFGKFTGPNTIEVVGEDGVKVVHFEQAIIAAGSRPIELPFIPHSDPRVWDSTDALELKEVPGKLLIMGGGIIGLEMGTVYASLGSQIDVVEMLDQLIPAADKDIVRVYTKKVKNKFNLMMQTKVTAVEAKDDGIYVTMEGKKAPTEAVRYDAVLVAIGRAPNGKSIDAEKAGINVDERGFTNVDKQMRTNVPNIYAIGDIVGQPMLAHKGVHEGHVAAEVISGLKHFFDPKVIPSIAYTDPEVAWVGLTEKEAKEQGIAYETASFPWAASGRAIASDCSDGMTKLIFDKETHRVIGGAIVGVNGGELLGEIGLAIEMGCDAEDLALTIHAHPTLHESVGLAAEIYEGSITDLPNPKAKKKKK
- the ampE gene encoding beta-lactamase regulator AmpE; its protein translation is MALFSLLVAIMVERLKLLPKSWQLESFLELYSANLFGKQQLNSEAMMALALLLPAVTVFVATWAVSGLLWGGVSLLFWVGISILCFSHQKQRMAFKRYMQAACRGDSQACYHFAEELDCKRSIEAVSESDLGAKVGQSVTWLNYRFYGAVALYLIFFGPAGAVLYCTVRYFADESRQKSLELPLVDKVLMLLDWLPSRIFSFGYVLSGQFSQAFSSWRQLGLSLNHSARDIVTQVALAAEPKPEASSTPICVQATLALLQLSKRNFILLLTTLSLLTIFGVVA
- the aceF gene encoding pyruvate dehydrogenase complex dihydrolipoyllysine-residue acetyltransferase gives rise to the protein MTIEINVPDIGADEVEVTEILVSVGDRVEEEQSLISVEGDKAAMEVPASQSGVVKEIKVAVGDKVATDSLIMVFETEAASAPVAQAAAAPAPVTTAAAPASAELKEVNLPDIGDDEVEVTAILVNLGDSITEDQPILSVEGDKASMEVPAPFDGVLKEIKVEIGDKVSTGSLVLVFEVAGSAAATTAVAAPAVQASAPVAAVATVQEVAVPDIGDDEVEVTEIMVKVGDNVTEEQSLISVEGDKAAMEVPAPFAGTIKEIKVATGDKVSTGSLIMIFEVAGQAPVSAAVAAAPAPAATSVSASTAKPAKTDFVENEAYAHASPVIRRLAREFGVNLANVKGTGRKSRVIKEDVQNYVKAAVKQVESGSIKAAASGGNELNLLAWPKIDFSKFGETEVKPLSRIQKISGANLHRNWVKIPHVTQWDNADITELEVFRKAQNAAEAKKDSGMKITPLVFIMKAVAKALEAFPTFNSSLSEDGESLIMKKYVNVGIAVDTPNGLVVPVFKDVNKKGIHELSDELKLISKKARGGKLTASDMQGGCFTISSLGGIGGTAFTPIVNAPEVAILGVSKSEMKPVWNGKDFEPRLMLPLSLSYDHRVVDGAEGARFISYLNSCLSDIRTLVL
- the pdhR gene encoding pyruvate dehydrogenase complex transcriptional repressor PdhR, with product MAYNKINQPKISDVIMGQLEQMILEGSLQPGQKLPPERELALQFEVSRPSLREAIQKLEAKGLLLRRQGGGTYVKEQLWQSLADPIVELMHSDSESQYDLLEFRHATEGMMAYFAALRGTDADMQNIKRTIMEVEAAKEIELQAEAIVRFYRAIAEASHNVAMLHLVLSLAPVLHKNVAQNLELLNRREEASTRANEHRLALLAAIVRRDPEAAREASNEHLSYIEEVMLTVREEDSRLQRSLRRLKSGD